A portion of the Tiliqua scincoides isolate rTilSci1 chromosome 3, rTilSci1.hap2, whole genome shotgun sequence genome contains these proteins:
- the LOC136645058 gene encoding uncharacterized protein, with product MNELVQITKNTQKQVNKKKSEMKKLKLGSKVHEQKMEKMEETITEMRQQNLELESSVKKLELEKAQYLIRIQKFLEQKEEKVKDRIQEWLMEQNGRIYERHREDLGEISQVMEHPRNRSPSPGKDSSSPRRELTESRTEEESEDDSEKEEEGAAAPKFKDSKRQEN from the exons ATGAATGAATTGGTGCAAATTacaaaaaatacacaaaaacagGTAAACAAGAAAAAGAGTGAAATGAAGAAGTTGAAACTAGGAAGTAAAGTTCATGAACAGAAGATGGAAAAAATGGAAGAAACAATAACTGAAATGAGACAACAGAATTTGGAACTGGAATCCAGTGTGAAGAAGTTGGAATTGGAGAAAGCGCAGTATTTGATTCGCATTCAGAAATTCCTGGAACAAAAAGAGGAGAAAGTAAAAGACAGAATCCAAGAGTGGCTAATGGAACAGA ATGGAAGAATTTATGAAAGACACAGAGAAGATTTGGGTGAGATATCCCAAGTGATGGAGCATCCTAGGAATAGATCTCCAAGTCCAGGAAAGGACAGCTCATCACCAAGAAGAGAACTGACTGAAAGTAGAACAGAAGAAGAATCAGAGGACGACTctgagaaagaggaagaaggagcagcTGCACCCAAATTCAAAGACTCCAAGAGACAAGAAAATTGA